One window of the Maylandia zebra isolate NMK-2024a linkage group LG19, Mzebra_GT3a, whole genome shotgun sequence genome contains the following:
- the LOC143413913 gene encoding uncharacterized protein LOC143413913, whose product MDGGRARGRGGGGQRGHARTHISDDIRATLVDHVINHGLTMREAGQRVHPHLSRFTVASVIRKFRLENRMTRRPSGGGRQRLFTQRQELAVVDLVRADNAIRLHQLRRKILADRRVFSNIDHVSITTIRRILGKHSITMKQLYRVPFERNSDRVKGLRAEYVRRILAMDGAAQPHEYIFIDEAGFDLSKTRRRGRNVIGQRAIVHVPGQRGGNITLCAAICLRGLLHHHAILGPYNSQHILTFLDALHDIVVQNRPDQPRFVVIWDNVSFHRAALVQAWFSNQSQLEVVCLPPYSPFLNPIEEFFSAWRWRVYDRQLHACMPLLQAMEQACGDIQVTAIHGWF is encoded by the exons atggatggagggagagcaagaggaagaggaggaggaggtcaaagaggccatgcacggacccatatttctgatgatataagagcaactttggtggaccatgtcatcaaccacggcctgactatgagggaagctgggcagagagtccacccacatctaagccgcttcacagtggcatctgtaataagaaaattccgactagaaaacag aatgactcgaagaccttctgggggaggacgccaacgcctgttcacacaacGGCAGGAACTTGCTGTTGtggacctagtgagggcagacaatgccatccgtctccaccagctacgacggaaaatacttgcagacaggcgagtgttcagcaacatagaccatgtgagcatcaccaccatcagacgcatcttgggtaaacacagcatcaccatgaagcagctctacagagtcccattcgagaggaacagtgacagggtcaaaggacttcgagctgaatatgtacGG agaatcttggccatggatggagctgcacagcctcatgaatacattttcattgatgaagctggattCGACCTGAGCAAAACAAGACGACGGGGTCGTAATGTAATTGGCCAAAGGGCAATTGTGCACGTCCCAGGGCAGCGCGGGGGAAACATCACATTATGTGCCGCCATATGCCTTCGAGGGCTTCTGCACCATCATGCAATACTAGGTCCATACAATAGCCAAcacatactcacatttctagatgctctccatgatatagttgtacagaacagaccagATCAGCCCAGGTTTGTGGTGATATGGGATAATGTCAGTTTCCATCGGGCTGCTCTGGTCCAGGCCTGGTTCTCCAACCAAAGTCAACTTGAAGTGGTATGCTTGCCCCCTtactcaccatttttaaacCCTATAGAGGAATTTTTTTCGGCTTGGAGATGGCGTGTATATGACCGCCAACTACATGCCTGCatgcctcttctgcaggcaatggaacaggcctgcggcgacattcaggtgacagcaatccatggatggttttga